Proteins encoded within one genomic window of Formosa agariphila KMM 3901:
- a CDS encoding SIR2 family NAD-dependent protein deacylase, with product MKHIVVLSGAGISAESGLKTFRDSDGLWEGHDVMEVATPEGFAKNPELVLEFYNQRRRQLKAVEPNSAHFDLASLEQDYKVTIITQNVDDLHERAGSTRVIHLHGELNKAKSVNNEEILSWPNDINIGDICKDGYQIRPHIVWFGEAVPMIDLAVKECETADILIIIGTSMQVYPAAGLMHYVKDKTPIYYIDPNPAHMNAKHVKIIRENGTSGMKTVLETLSLK from the coding sequence ATGAAACATATAGTTGTACTTAGTGGTGCTGGAATAAGTGCCGAAAGTGGATTAAAAACTTTTAGAGATAGCGATGGCCTGTGGGAAGGTCATGATGTTATGGAAGTAGCCACACCCGAAGGTTTTGCTAAAAATCCTGAATTAGTTTTAGAATTTTATAATCAGCGTCGAAGACAATTAAAAGCCGTAGAACCTAATAGTGCACATTTTGATTTAGCAAGTTTAGAGCAGGATTATAAAGTAACTATTATCACTCAAAATGTAGACGACTTACACGAACGCGCAGGAAGTACAAGAGTAATTCACTTACACGGAGAATTAAATAAAGCGAAAAGTGTTAATAATGAAGAAATTTTATCGTGGCCTAACGATATAAACATCGGCGACATATGTAAGGATGGATATCAAATTAGACCCCATATTGTTTGGTTTGGAGAAGCAGTCCCTATGATAGACTTAGCTGTAAAAGAATGCGAAACTGCCGATATTCTTATCATTATTGGCACGTCTATGCAAGTATATCCCGCTGCTGGATTAATGCATTATGTTAAGGATAAAACGCCGATCTATTACATAGACCCTAATCCTGCACACATGAATGCAAAACATGTAAAAATCATTCGCGAAAATGGAACTTCTGGCATGAAAA
- a CDS encoding TrmH family RNA methyltransferase, whose product MIDLKLLEHLENIITPERKARFDTVLPQRTKYFTVATEDVYQLHNTSAVIRSCDVFGIQEVNIIEEKNSKRIDREIAMGAQKWVDLNRYNHVKDCIADLKQKGYQIVATTPHENDCELHDFDVSKPSCFFFGRETEGLSQAVLDEADSFLKIPMVGFTESLNISVSAAIILQHVTTKLKRTDIDWRLSEQEQLEKRMDWIKSTIKSYDDIVEHFYKNNQ is encoded by the coding sequence ATGATTGATTTAAAACTTCTTGAACATTTAGAAAACATAATTACACCAGAACGTAAAGCACGATTTGATACAGTTTTACCTCAACGAACGAAGTATTTTACAGTGGCTACAGAAGATGTGTATCAGTTACACAACACCAGCGCAGTGATAAGAAGTTGTGATGTTTTTGGTATACAAGAGGTGAATATTATTGAAGAGAAAAACTCAAAACGCATTGATAGGGAAATTGCTATGGGAGCGCAAAAATGGGTGGACTTAAATCGCTATAATCATGTTAAAGATTGTATAGCAGATTTAAAACAGAAAGGCTATCAAATTGTTGCTACAACACCTCATGAAAACGATTGTGAATTACATGATTTTGATGTTTCTAAACCGTCTTGTTTTTTCTTCGGAAGAGAAACGGAAGGTTTATCGCAGGCGGTTTTAGATGAAGCCGATTCCTTTTTAAAAATTCCTATGGTTGGTTTTACCGAGAGTTTAAATATTTCGGTGTCGGCAGCTATTATTTTACAGCATGTAACTACCAAACTGAAGCGTACAGATATCGATTGGAGATTGTCTGAACAAGAGCAATTGGAAAAACGTATGGATTGGATAAAAAGTACGATTAAAAGTTACGATGACATAGTGGAACACTTTTATAAAAACA